From the Gramella sp. Hel_I_59 genome, one window contains:
- a CDS encoding LysE family translocator, which produces MLEQLIPFLTASILLTFSPGPDIIYVLVRSIAYGAKQGVATAVGLVSGIIIHTSLVAFGVSAIIRQSDTTFLIIKILGALYLLYLAYQVYRSNPEIAFSSAGIKHKSLWSLFRQGFIMNVLNPKVGIFFLAFFPGFLWEPDGNTVWQFYILGFVFMLQALVIFCLVAFAANKISGWVRSYPSSGIFLKWLQVVIFILIAVLILI; this is translated from the coding sequence ATGCTCGAACAACTAATTCCTTTTCTTACAGCTTCCATATTACTTACATTTTCGCCGGGACCGGATATTATCTATGTACTGGTAAGGTCGATCGCGTACGGAGCGAAACAGGGTGTAGCTACGGCGGTCGGACTTGTTTCCGGAATAATCATTCATACCAGTCTGGTTGCTTTTGGAGTTTCAGCGATCATCCGGCAATCTGATACTACTTTTCTCATCATAAAAATACTCGGAGCTTTGTATTTGTTATACCTCGCTTACCAGGTATACAGATCTAATCCTGAAATTGCCTTTTCTTCGGCAGGAATTAAACATAAAAGTCTGTGGTCATTATTCCGACAGGGATTCATCATGAACGTCTTGAATCCAAAAGTCGGAATCTTTTTCCTGGCATTCTTTCCTGGATTTCTGTGGGAACCTGATGGTAATACCGTTTGGCAATTTTATATTCTTGGTTTTGTATTCATGTTACAGGCATTGGTCATTTTTTGTCTGGTAGCCTTCGCCGCAAACAAAATATCTGGCTGGGTAAGATCATATCCTTCTTCTGGTATCTTTCTGAAATGGTTACAAGTGGTCATTTTTATTCTTATAGCGGTTCTCATTCTTATCTAA
- a CDS encoding hydroxymethylglutaryl-CoA lyase yields the protein MAQVKLIECPRDAMQGIKEFIPTEKKAQYIQSLLRCGFDTIDFGSFVSPKAIPQMQDTADLLSRLDLSKTQSKLLAIVANTRGAQDASAFEEIDYLGYPFSISENFQMRNTHKTIAQSVEVLQEILDVANNSNKEVVAYLSMGFGNPYGDPWNVEIVGEWTEKLAGMGVKILSLSDTVGTSSPEIIEYLFSNLITKYPEVEFGAHLHTTPAKWHEKIDAAYKAGCRRFDGAIQGFGGCPMAKDELTGNMPSEKMLSYFNAAKADSNIKMTSFESSYNEASKIFNAYH from the coding sequence ATGGCTCAAGTGAAACTAATCGAATGTCCCCGCGATGCGATGCAGGGAATTAAAGAATTCATTCCTACAGAGAAAAAGGCGCAGTATATTCAGTCACTTTTAAGGTGCGGGTTTGATACTATCGACTTTGGAAGTTTTGTTTCACCTAAGGCTATCCCGCAAATGCAGGATACGGCAGATTTGCTATCGAGATTAGATCTTTCTAAAACACAATCTAAATTACTTGCTATTGTCGCTAATACTCGCGGAGCACAGGATGCTTCAGCATTTGAAGAGATTGATTATCTGGGATATCCATTTTCGATTTCTGAAAATTTTCAGATGCGGAATACTCATAAAACTATTGCTCAATCTGTAGAAGTATTGCAGGAAATTCTTGATGTTGCCAACAACAGTAATAAAGAAGTGGTCGCTTACCTGAGCATGGGCTTTGGGAATCCATATGGAGATCCATGGAATGTGGAAATCGTTGGAGAATGGACAGAAAAGCTGGCCGGAATGGGAGTAAAGATCCTGAGTCTTTCAGATACGGTTGGAACATCTTCGCCAGAGATCATCGAATACCTGTTCTCAAATTTGATCACTAAATATCCAGAAGTGGAATTTGGGGCACATTTGCATACAACACCGGCTAAGTGGCATGAAAAGATCGACGCTGCTTACAAGGCAGGATGTAGAAGATTTGATGGCGCTATTCAGGGATTTGGTGGTTGCCCTATGGCTAAAGATGAACTAACGGGGAACATGCCTTCAGAAAAAATGCTCTCCTATTTTAACGCAGCCAAAGCAGATAGTAACATTAAAATGACCAGTTTCGAGTCATCCTACAACGAGGCATCAAAGATCTTCAACGCCTACCATTAG
- a CDS encoding DUF4856 domain-containing protein, translated as MKKLFVSAFVAALTLSSCSSDDDSDILNEKNIDVPVSYDFTRNGESTVNFEGQTTRLQMSAELLSNFTDFDNASEEMLLNMFANENSPFANEDLNASSKSIKSKVAASNLYFATNNVEASEIKSDFESWITEQMTTVKANKDVLAEAGQAGQIAQGTRVRYVNGKGLELNQAFAKSLIGGLLADQILNNYLSQPVLDEADNRLNNDDELPEEGKNYTTMEHKWDEAYGYLYGDPSIPASNPNSILNESDDRLLFSYLGQVDEDEDFAGLAEETFEAFKTGRAAIVAGDYVVRDEQVAIIRENISKTIAVRAVYYLQDGKNLLANSEFGAAFHALSEGYGFLYSLRFTNDPMTNMPYVSVSDINNFKDQLLSGNGFWEVSPDTLDSISEKIAAEFDFSVAEAAE; from the coding sequence ATGAAAAAGCTGTTCGTTTCAGCCTTTGTTGCAGCCCTAACTTTAAGCTCATGTTCATCTGATGATGATTCTGATATCCTAAACGAAAAAAATATCGATGTACCGGTTTCTTACGATTTTACGAGAAACGGTGAATCTACTGTAAACTTCGAAGGACAAACTACCAGACTACAGATGTCTGCAGAACTTCTATCGAACTTCACCGATTTTGACAACGCTTCAGAAGAAATGTTGCTGAATATGTTTGCGAATGAGAATTCACCTTTCGCTAATGAAGATCTTAACGCTTCCAGTAAAAGTATCAAATCCAAAGTAGCAGCTTCAAATCTGTATTTTGCTACCAATAATGTAGAAGCCAGTGAGATCAAATCTGATTTTGAATCCTGGATCACCGAGCAAATGACTACTGTTAAAGCAAATAAAGATGTGCTTGCAGAAGCAGGTCAGGCAGGACAGATTGCACAGGGAACGCGTGTAAGATACGTGAATGGAAAAGGTCTGGAATTGAATCAGGCATTTGCCAAGTCTCTTATAGGTGGTCTTCTGGCAGATCAAATTCTTAATAATTACCTATCTCAGCCAGTTCTTGACGAAGCCGATAACAGGTTGAACAACGATGATGAGCTTCCAGAAGAAGGGAAAAATTATACTACAATGGAGCATAAGTGGGATGAAGCTTATGGTTACTTATATGGTGATCCATCAATTCCTGCTTCCAATCCAAATTCGATCCTGAATGAAAGCGATGATAGATTATTGTTCAGCTATTTAGGACAGGTTGATGAAGATGAAGATTTCGCCGGGTTAGCTGAAGAAACTTTCGAAGCCTTTAAAACTGGTAGAGCAGCAATCGTTGCAGGGGATTACGTAGTACGTGACGAGCAGGTTGCTATTATTCGCGAGAATATTTCTAAAACTATCGCGGTAAGAGCAGTTTACTATCTGCAGGATGGTAAGAACCTTCTTGCGAATAGTGAGTTTGGAGCAGCATTCCATGCATTATCTGAAGGTTATGGTTTCCTATATAGCTTAAGATTTACCAATGATCCTATGACGAACATGCCTTATGTAAGCGTGTCTGATATCAATAATTTTAAAGATCAATTATTAAGCGGAAATGGTTTCTGGGAAGTAAGTCCTGATACTCTGGACAGTATTTCAGAAAAGATCGCTGCAGAATTTGATTTTAGTGTAGCTGAAGCTGCAGAATAA
- a CDS encoding imelysin family protein has protein sequence MIKFSRLFIVFALIFAACSSEDDGTETGGETGGTDSFDRGAMLVNWADNIIVPAYNNMATKTQNVESAASAFTAAPDAAGLQQIREDYVDAYKSFQSVSMFQVGKAEEINYRSYLNTYPANTSNIESKISSGSFNLELPSSFAEQGLPALDYLLFGMGTSEETVALYSSNENYRTYLNAVASRMNALTTEVSNSWNGDYRDTFVSNTSSSSTGSVDKFTNDYVMYFEKILRSGKIGFPAGAFTGTASPSNVEARFNGEISRELYLEAVQSFEDFFYGRHFSGNGTGSSYKQYLEYLDIMKDGADLASLIENQLDAIQSQSSSLETNLKSQVEKDNTKMLEAYDELQKAVILLKVDMMQALSISVDYVDSDGD, from the coding sequence ATGATTAAATTTTCAAGACTATTCATTGTATTTGCACTGATCTTCGCGGCTTGTTCTTCTGAAGATGACGGCACAGAGACAGGTGGGGAAACTGGAGGAACAGATTCTTTTGATCGTGGCGCAATGCTTGTAAACTGGGCAGATAATATCATTGTCCCTGCTTACAATAACATGGCTACTAAGACTCAAAATGTGGAATCGGCAGCTTCTGCTTTCACTGCTGCTCCAGACGCTGCAGGTTTGCAGCAAATTCGTGAGGATTATGTTGATGCATACAAGAGCTTCCAGTCGGTTTCTATGTTCCAGGTTGGAAAGGCAGAGGAAATTAACTATCGTAGTTATTTAAATACCTATCCTGCAAATACCTCGAATATCGAATCTAAAATAAGTTCAGGTTCTTTTAATCTGGAATTACCATCCAGTTTTGCTGAACAGGGACTGCCAGCTTTAGACTACCTTTTATTCGGTATGGGAACTTCGGAAGAAACCGTGGCTCTATATAGCTCTAATGAGAATTACCGTACATATTTAAATGCTGTAGCCTCAAGAATGAATGCTCTTACTACTGAAGTTTCAAATTCCTGGAACGGAGATTACAGAGATACTTTTGTAAGTAATACTTCATCATCAAGCACAGGTTCTGTAGATAAATTTACGAATGACTATGTAATGTACTTCGAGAAGATTCTTAGATCTGGAAAGATAGGATTCCCGGCAGGTGCTTTTACAGGAACAGCGTCTCCTTCTAATGTAGAAGCTCGTTTTAATGGTGAGATTTCAAGAGAACTTTACCTGGAAGCGGTACAGAGTTTTGAAGACTTTTTCTACGGAAGACATTTTTCAGGAAATGGAACTGGAAGCAGCTACAAACAGTACCTGGAGTATCTGGATATTATGAAAGACGGAGCAGATCTGGCTAGTTTAATTGAAAACCAGTTAGATGCCATTCAATCTCAAAGTTCATCTCTTGAAACGAACTTGAAATCACAGGTAGAAAAAGATAACACTAAAATGCTGGAAGCTTATGACGAATTACAGAAGGCTGTGATTCTTCTAAAAGTTGACATGATGCAGGCATTATCCATTAGTGTGGATTATGTAGATTCAGATGGAGATTAA
- a CDS encoding HTTM domain-containing protein, which produces MLFSANKYLKKYTEAAPLAAFRLFFGLMMFASILRFWANGWIEKLYIAPKFFFSYYGFEWVQPIGEYTYFIFIICGLSALTVAAGYKYRISIIVFFLSFTYIELMDKTTYLNHYYFISILSFLMIFLPANVYFSIDAWRDKKKSFQKVPAWCVDSLKLLLAIVYFYAGLAKLNSDWLLRAMPLKIWLPSKYDLPWLGDIMQQEWLHYAFSWSGMLYDLFIPFLLLWRRTRFAAFIMVIIFHVLTRVLFPIGMFPYIMIVSALIFFSPMLHHRILKFIAEIFKINKSRFDTSEVFQFPDITGKIVRTVVVIFFTIQLLLPWRYLAYPGELFWTEEGFRFSWRVMLMEKAGYAQFKIVDAETGNRFYVNNSDFLTPFQEKQMSFQPDFILQYAKFLEDHFSKDGHQNIEIYVENYVALNGRKSAPYIDPDVNLLNFADSFEHKEFILPFQDEIKGL; this is translated from the coding sequence ATGCTGTTTTCTGCAAATAAATATCTAAAAAAGTATACGGAAGCTGCCCCTTTGGCGGCTTTTCGTTTATTTTTTGGTTTGATGATGTTTGCCAGTATTCTACGTTTCTGGGCCAACGGCTGGATCGAGAAACTCTACATTGCCCCGAAATTTTTCTTCTCTTATTATGGATTTGAATGGGTACAGCCAATAGGTGAGTATACCTATTTTATTTTTATCATCTGCGGACTTTCTGCCCTGACCGTCGCAGCCGGTTACAAGTACCGAATTTCTATCATCGTGTTTTTCCTGAGTTTCACCTACATCGAGCTTATGGATAAGACCACTTATTTGAACCATTATTACTTTATTAGCATCCTGAGCTTTTTGATGATCTTTCTACCCGCTAATGTCTATTTTTCAATAGATGCCTGGAGAGATAAAAAGAAATCGTTTCAAAAAGTACCGGCCTGGTGCGTGGATTCTTTAAAACTGCTTCTAGCGATCGTATATTTCTATGCGGGACTGGCAAAACTAAATTCAGATTGGTTGTTAAGAGCCATGCCTTTAAAAATCTGGCTACCCTCCAAATATGATCTGCCATGGCTGGGTGATATCATGCAGCAGGAATGGTTGCATTATGCCTTTAGCTGGAGCGGGATGCTGTACGATCTCTTTATTCCATTTTTGCTATTGTGGCGTCGTACTCGATTTGCAGCTTTTATCATGGTGATCATTTTTCATGTTCTCACACGCGTACTTTTTCCTATCGGAATGTTTCCTTACATCATGATTGTAAGCGCATTGATATTTTTTAGTCCGATGCTTCACCACAGGATCCTGAAGTTTATTGCTGAAATATTTAAGATCAATAAATCAAGATTCGATACTTCTGAAGTATTTCAGTTTCCAGATATTACCGGCAAGATCGTGAGAACTGTCGTAGTAATATTCTTTACAATTCAGCTTTTACTACCGTGGAGATATCTAGCATATCCGGGAGAATTATTCTGGACTGAAGAAGGTTTTAGATTTAGCTGGCGGGTGATGCTCATGGAAAAAGCTGGTTACGCTCAGTTTAAGATAGTAGATGCTGAAACCGGAAATCGCTTTTACGTTAATAATTCAGATTTTCTGACTCCTTTTCAGGAAAAACAGATGTCATTCCAACCAGATTTTATTTTGCAATACGCGAAATTTCTTGAAGATCATTTCAGCAAAGATGGTCATCAAAATATAGAGATTTACGTAGAGAACTACGTGGCGCTTAACGGCAGAAAGAGTGCGCCTTACATCGATCCTGATGTAAATTTGCTTAATTTTGCCGACTCGTTTGAACACAAAGAATTCATATTACCATTCCAGGATGAAATTAAAGGTCTTTAG
- a CDS encoding TonB-dependent receptor, producing MKLKVFSIIFLFTSLAQAQFTISGTVTSVEDGSPIANAEVWNKTVSEMVLTNEDGVFRIENLQEGNYEFAVFSFEYAIADKEIFINADTRVNFELAKLSNNLSEVMITNRREEIFALRKLRKVEGTAIYAGKKSEVVLLDKTVGNLAANNARQIYNQVVGLNIYDNGDAGLQLNIGGRGLDPNRTQNFNTRQNGYDISADVLGYPESYYTPPAEALKEIQVVRGAASLQYGTQFGGMINFKFKEPVKDKKIELISRQSVGSYDLFTSFNSLSGTVGKLSYYTYFHYKGGEGFRPNSGYDSRNVFAHLGYQLSDRTNISFEYTYLDYLAQQPGGLSDFQFYEDPDFSNRERNWFDVNWNLYAFKLQHKLTDRTDVSVNFFGLDATRKALGFRVDRVSQVDDLDAPRELLVDNFSNWGIETRLLTRYDLLNDQSVFLIGAKYYDANNDQRQGPGSNATGPDFSFADSTYPDYARQAEFNFPNKNLAIFGENIFNISERLSVTPGFRFEYINTASEGSYKNIILDLAGNPLQNETVEDSRDFERSFVLLGVGSSYSLNPKNELYANISQNYRSVTFNDIRVVNPNLVIDPEITDEEGFTADIGVRGRLADKVSYDVSVFGLRYNDRIGVVDVATATDYYRYKSNIGDAFIYGLETFADWDLKNTFFETSEDHKLNYFVNAAFTSSEYVDSNEINVEGNEVEFIPKVNLKTGLNFGYKNFLAGLQYTYLSEQFSDATNAPQDVDDRINGIRGSIPSYGIMDVSASYTLGKFKLEAGINNLLDNSYFTRRATGYPGPGIIPAQPLTWYSSLQIKL from the coding sequence ATGAAATTAAAGGTCTTTAGTATCATATTCTTGTTTACTTCACTGGCTCAGGCCCAATTCACGATTAGTGGGACGGTTACTTCAGTTGAAGATGGCTCTCCAATTGCTAATGCTGAAGTATGGAACAAAACAGTTTCAGAAATGGTACTTACCAATGAAGATGGTGTTTTCAGAATAGAGAATCTTCAGGAGGGTAATTACGAATTTGCAGTTTTCAGTTTTGAATATGCGATCGCAGATAAAGAGATCTTCATTAATGCTGATACTCGAGTGAATTTTGAGCTTGCAAAACTTTCTAATAACCTTAGTGAAGTAATGATCACTAATCGCAGGGAAGAGATCTTCGCGCTAAGAAAATTGCGTAAGGTAGAAGGAACTGCAATTTATGCAGGTAAGAAAAGTGAGGTGGTTCTGCTTGATAAAACAGTAGGAAACCTGGCGGCGAATAATGCCAGACAGATCTACAATCAGGTGGTAGGACTCAACATTTATGATAATGGCGATGCAGGTTTGCAATTAAATATTGGAGGTCGCGGGCTTGATCCTAACCGAACCCAGAATTTTAATACCAGGCAAAACGGTTACGATATTTCAGCAGATGTTTTGGGATATCCTGAAAGCTACTATACACCTCCGGCAGAAGCTCTCAAGGAGATTCAGGTGGTTCGTGGAGCCGCATCTTTACAGTACGGGACTCAGTTTGGCGGGATGATCAACTTCAAATTCAAAGAACCGGTAAAGGATAAAAAGATAGAGCTAATTTCGAGGCAGAGTGTAGGTTCGTACGATCTTTTTACCAGTTTTAACAGCCTTAGTGGGACTGTAGGGAAATTGAGTTACTACACTTATTTTCATTATAAGGGCGGGGAAGGTTTCCGTCCAAACTCTGGCTACGATTCCAGGAATGTGTTCGCACATCTCGGTTACCAGCTTAGTGATCGCACCAATATCAGTTTTGAGTATACTTACCTGGATTACCTGGCACAACAACCGGGAGGGCTTTCAGATTTTCAATTCTATGAAGATCCGGATTTTAGCAATCGGGAAAGAAACTGGTTCGATGTTAACTGGAATCTTTATGCCTTCAAGCTACAACACAAACTTACAGATAGAACAGATGTTAGCGTTAATTTCTTTGGACTGGATGCGACAAGAAAAGCGCTGGGATTTAGAGTAGATAGAGTTTCCCAAGTAGATGATCTCGATGCACCCAGAGAATTGCTGGTAGACAACTTTTCTAATTGGGGAATTGAAACCCGGTTATTAACAAGGTATGACCTGCTTAATGATCAGTCGGTTTTTCTAATTGGTGCAAAGTATTATGATGCCAATAATGACCAGAGACAAGGACCTGGCTCTAACGCGACCGGTCCCGATTTCTCATTTGCAGATTCAACATATCCAGATTACGCGAGACAGGCTGAGTTTAACTTCCCTAATAAGAACCTTGCTATTTTTGGAGAGAATATTTTTAATATCTCTGAAAGATTATCGGTTACACCCGGCTTTAGATTTGAATATATAAATACCGCTTCTGAAGGGTCTTACAAAAATATTATTCTGGATCTGGCAGGAAATCCACTTCAGAATGAAACTGTAGAAGATAGTCGAGATTTCGAGCGTTCTTTTGTTTTACTTGGTGTTGGATCCAGTTATTCCCTGAATCCTAAGAACGAACTCTATGCAAATATCTCCCAGAATTACAGGTCTGTTACCTTTAATGATATTAGGGTTGTAAATCCAAATCTTGTCATAGATCCTGAAATTACCGATGAAGAAGGATTCACTGCAGATATTGGTGTGCGCGGTCGACTTGCCGATAAGGTTTCTTACGATGTTAGCGTTTTTGGATTAAGATATAATGACAGGATAGGGGTTGTGGATGTGGCTACTGCTACAGATTATTACCGTTACAAATCCAATATTGGTGATGCCTTTATATACGGTTTGGAAACTTTCGCTGATTGGGATCTGAAGAATACATTCTTTGAAACTTCTGAAGATCATAAACTAAACTATTTTGTGAATGCTGCCTTTACCAGCTCTGAATATGTGGATTCTAATGAGATCAACGTAGAAGGAAATGAAGTTGAATTTATTCCGAAGGTAAACTTGAAAACCGGTCTTAATTTTGGTTATAAAAACTTCCTCGCAGGTCTTCAATATACCTATCTTTCTGAACAGTTCTCAGACGCAACGAATGCTCCGCAAGATGTGGATGACAGGATTAATGGAATTCGAGGTTCCATTCCATCTTATGGAATTATGGATGTATCGGCCAGCTATACACTTGGTAAATTTAAGCTGGAAGCCGGGATCAATAACCTTTTAGACAATAGTTATTTTACACGTAGAGCCACAGGATATCCCGGGCCAGGGATTATTCCCGCACAGCCGCTTACCTGGTATTCAAGTCTGCAGATTAAATTATAA
- the guaB gene encoding IMP dehydrogenase, whose amino-acid sequence MIAHDSKILGDGLTYDDVLLVPAYSEVLPREVSIQSKFTRNIPINVPIVSAAMDTVTESRMAIAMAREGGIGVLHKNMTIEQQALKVRKVKRAESGMIIDPVTLPITAKVGDAKDSMKEHSIGGIPIVDDAGKLIGIVTNRDLRFEKNTGRPIQEVMTSENLVTVSEGTSLEEAEVILQENKIEKLPVVNAEDKLVGLITFRDITKLTQKPMANKDTYGRLRVAAAVGVTGDAVDRAEALVNAGVDAIIIDTAHGHTKGVVQVLKEVKKKFPDLDVVVGNIATGEAAKYLVDAGADAVKVGIGPGSICTTRVVAGVGFPQFSAVLEVAAAIKGSGVPVIADGGIRYTGDIPKAIAAGADCVMLGSLLAGTKESPGETIIYEGRKFKSYRGMGSVEAMEKGSKDRYFQDVEDDIKKLVPEGIVGRVPYKGDLEESIHQFIGGLKAGMGYCGAGDVETLKETGKFVRITAAGVHESHPHDVTITKESPNYSR is encoded by the coding sequence ATGATCGCACACGATTCCAAAATTCTAGGTGACGGACTAACTTATGACGATGTACTTTTAGTACCGGCATACTCTGAAGTTCTCCCAAGAGAAGTAAGCATTCAGTCAAAATTTACACGCAATATTCCAATCAACGTTCCTATCGTTTCCGCAGCGATGGATACCGTAACCGAATCCAGAATGGCAATTGCCATGGCTAGAGAGGGTGGAATTGGTGTACTTCACAAGAACATGACGATCGAGCAGCAGGCCTTGAAAGTTAGAAAGGTAAAGCGTGCAGAAAGTGGGATGATCATAGATCCGGTAACCTTACCAATTACAGCCAAAGTTGGAGATGCTAAAGATTCCATGAAAGAACATAGCATTGGAGGAATTCCAATTGTAGATGATGCCGGGAAACTTATTGGGATTGTAACCAATCGTGACCTAAGATTCGAAAAGAATACAGGAAGACCAATACAGGAGGTAATGACCTCAGAAAACCTGGTAACGGTTTCAGAAGGGACTTCACTGGAAGAGGCAGAAGTTATTCTACAGGAAAATAAAATTGAAAAACTTCCGGTCGTAAATGCTGAGGATAAACTGGTTGGTTTGATAACTTTTCGTGATATCACCAAGCTTACCCAAAAGCCAATGGCTAATAAAGATACCTACGGAAGACTTCGCGTAGCTGCAGCAGTGGGTGTTACCGGAGATGCAGTGGACCGCGCTGAAGCTTTAGTAAATGCAGGTGTGGACGCAATCATTATTGATACCGCTCATGGTCATACTAAAGGTGTGGTGCAGGTGCTTAAGGAAGTAAAGAAGAAATTCCCAGATCTTGATGTAGTTGTTGGAAATATCGCTACCGGAGAAGCTGCTAAATATTTGGTAGACGCAGGTGCAGATGCTGTAAAAGTAGGAATTGGACCAGGTTCAATCTGTACAACGCGAGTTGTAGCTGGAGTTGGATTTCCACAATTTTCAGCAGTGCTGGAGGTTGCCGCAGCAATCAAAGGTTCTGGCGTGCCGGTAATTGCCGATGGAGGAATTCGCTATACCGGAGACATTCCAAAAGCGATTGCTGCAGGTGCAGATTGTGTGATGCTTGGTTCACTGCTAGCAGGAACTAAGGAATCACCGGGTGAAACGATCATATATGAAGGTCGTAAATTCAAGTCTTACCGTGGAATGGGATCTGTTGAAGCTATGGAAAAAGGTTCGAAAGATCGTTACTTCCAGGATGTGGAGGATGACATTAAGAAACTTGTTCCAGAAGGAATCGTGGGAAGAGTTCCTTACAAAGGAGATTTGGAAGAAAGTATTCACCAATTTATTGGTGGGCTCAAAGCCGGAATGGGTTATTGCGGTGCGGGTGATGTGGAGACCTTGAAGGAAACTGGAAAGTTTGTTAGAATTACAGCTGCCGGAGTTCACGAAAGTCATCCTCATGATGTGACGATCACAAAAGAATCTCCTAATTACAGTAGATAA
- a CDS encoding OmpH family outer membrane protein: protein MKRLSIAILMLFVVVSANAQSKIGTIDAEYILAQMPENVEVNKSLEVYNEELQGDLKNTIGKYETAVKEYQETNVGLTDDVKKEKENEIIGMENEIKGFRQKASVMLQMKRSELTGPLYGKIDTAMKEVIQEEGYTQIFHSGSGGLAFSREQDDITLKVMEKMGIEVKPETTQQAAGSTTTEN, encoded by the coding sequence ATGAAACGATTAAGTATTGCCATTTTAATGCTATTTGTAGTAGTTTCTGCAAACGCACAATCAAAAATTGGAACTATTGATGCAGAATATATTCTGGCACAAATGCCAGAAAATGTTGAAGTAAATAAATCTCTGGAAGTTTACAACGAAGAGCTTCAGGGCGACCTTAAGAACACAATTGGAAAATACGAAACAGCGGTTAAGGAATACCAGGAAACCAATGTAGGTCTTACCGATGATGTTAAGAAAGAGAAGGAAAACGAGATCATTGGAATGGAGAATGAGATCAAAGGCTTCAGACAGAAAGCATCTGTAATGCTTCAAATGAAGAGAAGTGAACTTACCGGTCCGCTTTATGGAAAGATCGATACTGCAATGAAAGAAGTGATCCAGGAAGAAGGTTACACTCAGATATTCCATTCTGGTTCTGGCGGACTTGCATTCTCAAGAGAACAGGATGATATCACGCTTAAAGTGATGGAAAAAATGGGTATAGAAGTAAAACCTGAAACTACTCAACAGGCTGCTGGATCTACTACCACAGAAAACTAG
- a CDS encoding SRPBCC family protein, translating into MKYEQKIVINKPLNEVIEKFSDPESLKHWQEGFIFMKPINGVLGEKGSQNLLKFKMNGREIEMTETILANELPLKYEATYIAKGVFNQQANYFEEIEPEKTLWRTNNEFRFSGFMKAIGMLMPGAFKKQSKQFMTDFKAFAEEGKSVLDK; encoded by the coding sequence ATGAAATACGAACAGAAAATTGTGATAAACAAACCTCTTAATGAGGTCATAGAAAAATTTTCAGATCCGGAAAGTCTTAAGCACTGGCAGGAAGGTTTTATTTTTATGAAACCCATAAACGGAGTACTTGGAGAAAAAGGCTCTCAAAATCTTCTAAAGTTCAAGATGAATGGTCGTGAGATCGAAATGACCGAGACCATACTTGCCAACGAACTTCCTCTAAAATATGAAGCCACATACATCGCTAAAGGAGTATTTAACCAACAGGCTAATTATTTCGAGGAAATAGAACCTGAAAAAACGCTGTGGCGCACAAATAATGAGTTCAGGTTCTCAGGATTTATGAAAGCGATTGGAATGTTGATGCCCGGAGCATTCAAGAAACAATCAAAACAATTCATGACAGATTTCAAAGCTTTTGCTGAAGAAGGTAAAAGTGTGCTCGATAAATAA